A window of the Streptomyces finlayi genome harbors these coding sequences:
- a CDS encoding GntR family transcriptional regulator — protein sequence MRIPAHSVCTAIRDDIVSGVFDRGSRLTEEVLARRYGVSRVPVREALRTLESEGFVVTRRHAGACVAEPTEQEAADLLEVRMLLEPLGAARAAQRRTEAHLKVLRGLVRLGQERVRRGDGEDLRSLGGWFHETLAQASGSPGLIALLTQLRHKIAWMYAVDQPARPAESWAERGAIVDAVARGDADRARALAVQHAERAAAAHRLRRPARPGRPGSGPAPSRVSTSQHPVHIAGVRH from the coding sequence ATGCGCATTCCCGCGCATTCGGTATGCACGGCAATCCGTGACGACATCGTCTCCGGTGTCTTCGATCGCGGCAGCCGCCTCACCGAGGAGGTGCTCGCGCGTCGTTACGGGGTCTCGCGCGTCCCGGTGCGCGAGGCCCTGCGCACGCTGGAGTCCGAGGGGTTCGTGGTCACGCGCCGCCATGCCGGCGCATGCGTGGCCGAGCCCACCGAGCAGGAGGCCGCCGATCTCCTGGAGGTCCGGATGCTGCTGGAACCGCTCGGTGCGGCGCGGGCGGCACAGCGGCGCACCGAGGCGCACCTCAAGGTGCTGCGCGGCCTCGTCAGACTGGGTCAGGAGCGAGTACGGCGGGGTGATGGCGAGGACCTGCGCTCCCTGGGCGGCTGGTTCCACGAGACGCTCGCGCAGGCATCGGGCAGCCCCGGCCTCATCGCGCTGCTCACCCAGCTCCGGCACAAGATCGCCTGGATGTACGCCGTCGATCAGCCCGCGCGTCCCGCGGAGTCCTGGGCCGAGCGCGGGGCGATCGTGGACGCGGTCGCCCGGGGGGACGCGGACCGGGCCAGAGCGCTGGCAGTCCAGCACGCGGAGCGGGCTGCGGCGGCCCATCGGCTGCGGCGCCCGGCCCGGCCCGGCCGTCCGGGGTCCGGTCCCGCGCCGTCGCGGGTGAGCACTTCGCAACATCCCGTACACATCGCGGGCGTCCGGCATTAA
- a CDS encoding M16 family metallopeptidase translates to MKYHPQPTAGVARPWAFPAPERGALPNGLTVLRCHRPGQQVVAVEIFLDAPLDAEPEGLDGVATIMSRALSEGTDKRSAEEFAAELERCGATLDAHADHPGVRVSLEVPVSRLTKALGLIAEALRAPAFSESEIERLVGNRLDEIPHEQANPARKAAKQLSKELFPATARMSRPRQGTEETVARIDAAAVRAFYDAHVRPSTATLVIVGDLTGVDVDALLAETVGDWSGNTAEPRPVPPITADDRGRVVVVDRPGAVQTQLLIGRIGADRHDSVWPAQVLGTYCLGGTLTSRLDRVLREEKGYTYGVRAFAQVLRSTGPGSPSGRTGAAMLAISGSVDTESTGPALDDLWKVLRTLAAEGLTDAERETAVQNLVGVAPLKFETAASVAGTLADQVEQHLPDDYQAQLYARLAETGTVEATAAVVNAFPVDRLVTVLVGDASQIAEPVRALGIGEVSVVSG, encoded by the coding sequence ATGAAGTACCACCCGCAGCCGACGGCGGGCGTGGCCAGGCCCTGGGCCTTCCCCGCGCCCGAGCGCGGCGCCCTGCCCAACGGCCTCACGGTGCTGCGCTGTCACCGTCCCGGTCAGCAGGTGGTCGCGGTGGAGATCTTCCTCGACGCGCCGCTGGACGCGGAGCCCGAGGGCCTCGACGGGGTGGCGACGATCATGTCGCGCGCCCTGTCCGAGGGCACGGACAAGCGCTCCGCGGAGGAGTTCGCCGCCGAGCTGGAGCGCTGTGGCGCGACGCTCGACGCGCACGCCGACCACCCCGGTGTCCGGGTCTCCCTGGAGGTCCCGGTCTCCCGGCTGACCAAGGCGCTGGGTCTGATCGCCGAAGCGCTGCGGGCTCCTGCCTTCTCCGAGAGCGAGATCGAGCGCCTGGTGGGCAACCGCCTCGACGAGATCCCGCACGAGCAGGCCAACCCCGCCCGCAAGGCGGCCAAGCAGCTCTCCAAGGAGCTCTTCCCCGCCACGGCGCGTATGTCGCGTCCGCGGCAGGGCACCGAGGAGACGGTGGCGCGGATCGACGCCGCGGCCGTGCGCGCTTTCTACGACGCGCACGTCCGTCCGTCCACCGCGACGCTCGTCATCGTCGGTGATCTCACCGGGGTCGATGTGGACGCGCTCCTCGCGGAGACCGTGGGCGACTGGTCGGGCAACACCGCCGAGCCCCGTCCGGTCCCGCCCATCACCGCTGACGACCGCGGCCGTGTCGTGGTCGTGGACCGTCCCGGCGCGGTGCAGACGCAGCTGCTGATCGGCCGTATCGGCGCCGACCGGCACGACAGCGTCTGGCCGGCCCAGGTCCTCGGCACGTACTGCCTGGGCGGCACCCTCACCTCGCGTCTCGACCGGGTGCTGCGCGAGGAGAAGGGCTACACCTACGGCGTACGCGCCTTCGCGCAGGTCCTGCGCTCCACGGGCCCGGGCTCCCCCTCGGGGCGTACGGGAGCGGCGATGCTCGCCATCAGCGGCTCGGTGGACACGGAGTCCACGGGGCCGGCGCTGGACGACCTCTGGAAGGTCCTGCGGACCCTCGCGGCCGAGGGGCTCACCGACGCCGAGCGCGAGACGGCCGTGCAGAACCTCGTGGGCGTCGCCCCGCTGAAGTTCGAGACGGCGGCCTCCGTGGCGGGCACCCTCGCCGACCAGGTCGAGCAGCACCTCCCGGACGACTACCAGGCCCAGCTCTACGCGCGCCTGGCCGAGACCGGCACGGTCGAGGCGACGGCCGCGGTGGTCAACGCCTTCCCGGTGGACCGCCTGGTCACGGTGCTCGTCGGTGACGCGTCCCAGATCGCGGAGCCCGTCCGCGCGCTGGGAATCGGCGAGGTGTCGGTCGTCAGCGGCTGA
- a CDS encoding M23 family metallopeptidase encodes MAFTRATGKHRAPSRLTRKSARVAGIAALATTGVIGGMATPALAADEARTVGDTGLTQVIAIDGALADQIAAQAMAQEQQAEAAAKAKAKAVAEAKAEAEARVKAKAEAERKAKARAAEVREAEARAARAAERKRLTSFHLPVAGSYVTTGYKSGGSLWSSGSHSGVDFRAASGSSVVAVGAGTVVEAGWGGAYGNNIVLRMTDGTYTQYGHLASIGVSVGQSVTSGQQIGISGSTGNSTGPHLHFEARTSPEYGSDMDPVAYLRSHGVNV; translated from the coding sequence ATGGCGTTCACCCGTGCCACCGGGAAGCACCGTGCCCCGAGCCGCCTGACGCGCAAGAGCGCTCGCGTCGCCGGCATCGCGGCACTGGCCACCACAGGCGTCATCGGCGGGATGGCCACTCCGGCCCTCGCCGCGGACGAGGCCCGTACCGTCGGCGACACCGGCCTGACCCAGGTCATCGCCATCGACGGCGCCCTCGCCGACCAGATCGCCGCCCAGGCGATGGCCCAGGAACAGCAGGCCGAGGCCGCCGCGAAGGCGAAGGCCAAGGCTGTCGCCGAGGCCAAGGCCGAGGCGGAAGCCAGGGTCAAGGCCAAGGCGGAGGCCGAGCGCAAGGCGAAGGCCCGTGCCGCGGAGGTCCGCGAGGCCGAGGCCCGTGCCGCCCGCGCGGCCGAGCGCAAGCGGCTGACCTCGTTCCACCTTCCGGTCGCCGGTTCCTACGTCACCACCGGCTACAAGTCCGGTGGCTCGCTCTGGTCCTCGGGCAGCCACTCCGGTGTCGACTTCCGCGCCGCGTCCGGCTCGTCCGTCGTCGCGGTCGGCGCCGGCACGGTCGTCGAGGCGGGCTGGGGCGGTGCCTACGGCAACAACATCGTGCTCCGGATGACGGACGGCACGTACACCCAGTACGGCCACCTCGCCTCGATCGGCGTCTCCGTCGGCCAGAGCGTCACCTCCGGGCAGCAGATAGGCATCTCCGGCTCGACCGGCAACTCCACCGGACCGCACCTGCACTTCGAGGCCCGCACCAGCCCCGAGTACGGCTCCGACATGGACCCCGTCGCGTACCTGCGCTCGCACGGTGTGAACGTCTGA
- a CDS encoding HPr family phosphocarrier protein, with amino-acid sequence MAERRVNVGWAEGLHARPASIFVRAATASGVPVTIAKADGNPVNAASMLAVLGLGATGGEEIVLASEADNAEVALDRLAKLVAEGLEELPETV; translated from the coding sequence ATGGCTGAGCGCCGCGTCAACGTCGGTTGGGCCGAGGGCCTGCACGCCCGCCCCGCTTCCATCTTCGTCCGTGCCGCCACGGCCTCCGGCGTCCCCGTGACGATCGCCAAGGCCGACGGCAACCCGGTGAACGCCGCGTCGATGCTCGCGGTACTCGGCCTGGGCGCCACCGGAGGCGAGGAGATCGTGCTCGCGTCCGAGGCGGACAACGCCGAGGTCGCCCTGGACCGTCTGGCCAAGCTCGTCGCCGAAGGGCTCGAGGAGCTTCCGGAGACGGTCTGA